The following are from one region of the Choloepus didactylus isolate mChoDid1 chromosome 11 unlocalized genomic scaffold, mChoDid1.pri SUPER_11_unloc2, whole genome shotgun sequence genome:
- the LOC119524602 gene encoding serine protease 38-like has translation MGYTNLEKRPWRSQTARIKRFIQHPLYSPRQTHARDIALVQLQRAVQFSSVVRPVSLPPPSFQMQPLGECWITGWGQVQDEDDPVKTLQEAQVFIVNNTYCQLYLSQALPFHRETLCAANWKDKAMACLGDSGGPLVCEVNRTWLQLGVVSRGRVCLPSAAPNVYTRVSHFSDWIAENVAAAQDAQAQAVPSPLALLLPPLLQLLLSL, from the exons ATGGGCTACACCAACCTCGAGAAGAGGCCCTGGAGGAGCCAGACGGCCAGAATAAAGCGGTTCATCCAGCACCCTCTGTACTCGCCCAGGCAGACGCACGCCAGGGACATCGCCCTGGTGCAGCTGCAGAGGGCTGTGCAGTTCTCGTCTGTCGTGCGTCCGGTCAGCCTCCCACCGCCATCCTTCCAGATGCAGCCACTGGGCGAGTGCTGGATCACCGGCTGGGGCCAGGTGCAGGACGAAG ATGATCCTGTGAAGACCCTCCAGGAGGCCCAGGTGTTCATCGTCAACAACACCTACTGCCAGCTGTACCTGAGCCAGGCCCTCCCCTTCCACAGGGAGACCCTGTGTGCAGCCAACTGGAAGGACAAAGCCATGGCCTGCCTG GGTGACTCCGGGGGCCCCCTGGTGTGCGAGGTGAACCGCACGTGGCTGCAGCTCGGGGTGGTGAGCCGGGGCAGGGTGTGCCTGCCCAGCGCAGCCCCCAACGTCTACACCCGCGTCTCGCACTTCTCCGACTGGATCGCTGAGAACGTCGCAGCCGCCCAGGACGCCCAGGCCCAGGCCGTGCCCTCGCCCCTGGCCCTGCTGCTGCCGcccctgctgcagctgctgctctCCCTGTGA